The following proteins are co-located in the Microcystis wesenbergii NRERC-220 genome:
- a CDS encoding DUF29 domain-containing protein, with the protein MSSTAYETDYNQWLKETVKQLQERNFDQVDLDNLIEEIESIRKSDRRALMSLLTRLIEQLLKLAYWQEEKKRSGNHWAAAIVNFRAQIQHRLEDSPSLRPELAAMYDKVYPVAIKSVSQLFSLNSDAHISLEQTLDDNWFPPAEK; encoded by the coding sequence ATGTCGTCAACTGCCTACGAAACTGATTATAATCAATGGCTAAAAGAGACGGTAAAACAGTTACAAGAGCGTAATTTTGATCAGGTGGATTTGGATAATTTAATTGAAGAAATCGAGAGTATAAGGAAAAGTGATAGACGAGCTTTAATGAGTCTGTTAACCCGTCTTATCGAACAGCTTTTAAAGCTGGCTTATTGGCAAGAAGAAAAAAAACGGTCAGGTAATCATTGGGCGGCAGCAATAGTCAATTTTCGCGCCCAAATTCAGCATCGTTTAGAAGATAGTCCCAGCTTACGGCCAGAATTAGCAGCTATGTATGATAAAGTTTATCCAGTGGCGATTAAATCAGTTTCTCAGCTTTTTTCCCTCAATTCAGACGCTCATATATCCCTCGAACAAACATTAGATGATAATTGGTTTCCCCCGGCTGAAAAATAG
- a CDS encoding transglutaminase family protein, with the protein MRYHIRHQTNYFYNQPVILSPHLLRLRPKSDGGQTLREFTLKINPEPLTITNIIDLDGNSCLQIWFNQPTEELLIDVVSEVETHGVNPFQYLLEPWATCLPFDYPISLHSQLQPYRQFYGLANDPDVAALAQEVMQETEGQVLSFLFNLNDKIYRNCQQIIRLTGEPYLPGNTWKNKQGSCRDFVVLFMDVCRCVGLASRFVSGYQEGDLDQGERHLHAWVEVYLPGGGWKGYDPTHGLAVSDRHISLVSSPIPRYCAPVEGNARPVNLGHQVIESQLSSTIAIDLLS; encoded by the coding sequence ATGCGTTATCACATTCGGCATCAAACTAACTATTTCTATAATCAACCCGTGATTTTATCGCCCCATCTGCTGCGCTTGCGACCAAAATCCGATGGTGGGCAAACTTTACGAGAGTTCACGCTCAAAATTAACCCGGAACCTTTAACGATAACTAATATTATCGACCTCGATGGCAATTCTTGTTTACAAATTTGGTTTAATCAACCGACGGAAGAATTATTGATTGATGTGGTGAGTGAAGTGGAAACCCATGGGGTTAATCCTTTTCAGTATTTGTTGGAACCTTGGGCGACCTGTTTACCCTTTGATTATCCCATTTCTCTCCACAGTCAATTACAACCCTACAGACAATTTTATGGGTTAGCTAATGACCCTGATGTGGCAGCATTAGCCCAGGAAGTTATGCAGGAAACCGAGGGACAGGTGCTATCTTTCCTGTTTAATCTTAATGACAAAATTTACCGAAATTGTCAGCAAATTATTCGTCTTACCGGGGAACCCTATCTACCCGGAAACACTTGGAAAAATAAGCAGGGTTCCTGTCGCGATTTTGTGGTTTTATTTATGGATGTGTGTCGCTGTGTGGGATTAGCTTCCCGTTTTGTCAGTGGCTATCAAGAAGGAGATTTAGACCAAGGAGAAAGACATTTACACGCTTGGGTAGAGGTGTATTTGCCGGGGGGCGGCTGGAAAGGCTATGATCCTACCCATGGATTAGCGGTGAGTGACCGTCATATTAGCCTCGTTTCTAGTCCAATTCCCCGTTATTGCGCGCCGGTAGAGGGAAATGCTCGACCGGTTAATCTCGGTCATCAAGTGATAGAATCTCAGCTATCATCGACAATTGCAATCGATTTGTTATCTTGA
- a CDS encoding alpha-E domain-containing protein — translation MLSRVADSIYWLNRYIERAENVARFMDVNLNLMLDVPTSVLQQWEPLVLTTGDLEQFKKRYGTATAENVINFLTFDTEYSSSIISCLRWARENARSVREIISSEMWEQVNGFFLMVKDASSYHPQTTLPNFFTQVKLASHRFAGVMDATMTHNEGWHFGVMGRLQERADKTARILDVKYYYLLPSAQWVGTSLDQIQWIALLRSVSAYEMYRKCQRRITPSDVAEFLILNREFPRSIHFCLRELDHCLHQVTGTPIGTWGNSVERSLGRLCAEMGYLTIEDIIEMGLHEFLDHIQKRVNDVGTKMTETFFVFNPELASPLPVNNFQYQSQLIT, via the coding sequence ATGCTTAGTAGAGTTGCCGATTCAATTTATTGGTTAAATCGCTATATTGAACGGGCAGAAAATGTCGCCCGGTTTATGGATGTTAACCTTAATTTAATGTTAGATGTACCTACCAGTGTTTTGCAACAGTGGGAACCTTTGGTTTTAACCACGGGAGATTTAGAACAATTCAAGAAACGTTACGGCACAGCCACCGCAGAAAATGTGATCAATTTCTTGACATTTGACACGGAATATAGTAGTTCAATTATCTCTTGTTTGCGCTGGGCGCGAGAAAATGCTCGGTCAGTTCGCGAGATTATTTCTTCGGAAATGTGGGAACAGGTTAATGGTTTTTTCTTAATGGTAAAAGATGCTTCCTCTTACCATCCTCAAACTACTTTACCGAACTTTTTTACCCAAGTTAAATTGGCTAGTCACCGTTTTGCAGGGGTGATGGATGCAACGATGACTCATAATGAAGGTTGGCATTTTGGCGTTATGGGAAGATTACAGGAACGCGCCGATAAAACCGCCAGAATTCTTGATGTTAAATACTATTATCTCTTGCCTTCCGCTCAATGGGTAGGAACTTCTCTAGACCAAATTCAATGGATTGCTTTACTGCGGTCGGTGAGTGCCTACGAAATGTATCGTAAATGTCAACGACGGATTACTCCTAGTGACGTGGCCGAATTTTTAATTCTTAATCGAGAATTTCCTCGTTCAATTCACTTTTGTCTGCGGGAATTAGACCACTGTTTGCATCAAGTTACAGGGACTCCTATAGGAACTTGGGGGAATTCGGTAGAAAGAAGTTTAGGGCGACTTTGTGCGGAAATGGGTTATCTAACTATCGAGGATATTATTGAAATGGGATTGCATGAATTCCTCGACCATATTCAAAAAAGAGTTAATGATGTGGGAACAAAAATGACAGAAACTTTCTTTGTTTTTAATCCTGAACTTGCCTCACCTCTGCCAGTAAATAACTTTCAATATCAATCCCAATTAATAACTTAA
- a CDS encoding circularly permuted type 2 ATP-grasp protein translates to MLLNTYDPEGFYDELFLDDGQPRPHASPLIKWLQNLPPRELQQHRETAQSALFELGVTFNVYSDNQGVEKIFPFDIIPRIVSAEDWDYLERGLKQRIKALNLFLSDIYNDQLIIKDGIIPPELIASATGFLKPCLGLKPAGGIWCHITGTDLVRDKDGQWYVLEDNLRVPSGISYVLENRRVMKSTFPDIFQTMNVKPVDDYPSHLLETLLNLAPAQLPNPTVVVLTPGTYNSAYFEHSFIAQQMGVELVEGRDLVVFDGYLQMKTTKGLRRVDVVYRRLDDDFLDPAVFRPDSMLGVPGLLKVFQEGRVALANAPGTGVADDKVIYAFVPDMIRYYLGEEAILNNVPTYLCWREKDLDYVLNNLDKLVVKAANESGGYGMLVGSQATPEQRAEFAPRIAANPRNYIAQPVLSLSRVPTLIDTEVEGRHVDLRPYILHRGDEIYVHPGGLTRVALKKGSLVVNSSQGGGSKDTWVLTK, encoded by the coding sequence GTGCTATTAAATACCTACGATCCCGAAGGCTTCTACGACGAACTATTCTTGGATGATGGTCAACCTCGTCCCCACGCGTCCCCTTTAATCAAATGGTTGCAGAATCTGCCGCCCCGAGAACTTCAACAACACCGGGAAACCGCTCAGTCGGCCCTGTTTGAATTGGGGGTGACTTTCAATGTCTATAGCGACAATCAAGGGGTGGAAAAAATCTTTCCTTTTGATATTATTCCCCGAATTGTCTCGGCTGAGGACTGGGATTATTTAGAAAGAGGACTGAAACAACGCATCAAAGCTCTCAATCTTTTTCTCTCCGATATCTATAATGACCAGTTAATCATTAAAGATGGCATTATTCCCCCCGAATTAATCGCCTCGGCGACGGGATTTCTTAAACCCTGTCTGGGACTGAAACCCGCTGGAGGTATCTGGTGTCACATCACGGGGACCGATTTAGTCCGCGATAAAGATGGTCAATGGTACGTTTTAGAGGATAATTTGCGGGTTCCTTCCGGTATTTCCTATGTCCTGGAAAATCGTCGGGTAATGAAAAGCACTTTCCCCGATATTTTCCAGACAATGAATGTTAAACCGGTGGATGATTATCCTTCCCATCTGTTGGAAACTCTCCTCAATTTAGCCCCAGCCCAATTACCTAATCCCACCGTGGTGGTTTTAACCCCCGGAACCTATAATTCTGCCTACTTTGAACATTCTTTTATCGCCCAACAAATGGGGGTAGAATTGGTGGAAGGGCGTGATTTAGTCGTCTTTGATGGTTATCTACAAATGAAAACCACCAAGGGATTAAGACGGGTAGATGTGGTCTATCGTCGCCTCGATGATGACTTTTTAGATCCAGCGGTTTTTCGTCCCGATTCGATGTTAGGTGTACCAGGGTTATTAAAAGTTTTCCAGGAAGGTCGCGTCGCTTTAGCTAATGCCCCGGGTACGGGAGTCGCCGATGATAAGGTTATTTATGCTTTTGTCCCCGATATGATTCGTTATTATCTGGGAGAAGAAGCGATTTTAAATAACGTTCCTACCTATCTTTGTTGGCGAGAAAAGGACTTAGATTATGTCTTAAATAATCTCGATAAGTTAGTTGTGAAAGCCGCTAATGAGTCGGGAGGTTATGGGATGTTAGTCGGTTCTCAAGCTACCCCCGAACAAAGGGCAGAATTCGCCCCACGCATTGCCGCTAATCCCCGCAATTATATCGCTCAACCGGTGTTAAGTCTTTCTAGGGTTCCCACTTTAATTGACACGGAAGTTGAAGGTCGTCATGTGGATTTACGTCCCTATATTCTCCATCGTGGCGATGAAATTTATGTGCATCCCGGGGGGTTAACTCGCGTGGCTTTGAAAAAGGGTTCTTTAGTGGTTAATTCCTCTCAAGGTGGTGGCAGTAAAGACACTTGGGTTTTAACCAAGTAA
- the petB gene encoding cytochrome b6: protein MFTKQVTDSKAYQWFQERLEIQGIADDISTKYVPPHVNIFYCLGGITLVCFVIQFATGFAMTFYYKPTVAEALSSVQYIMNEVNFGWLIRSIHRWSASMMVLMMILHVFRVYLTGGFKKPRELTWVTGVVLAVITVSFGVTGYSLPWDQVGYWAVKIVSGVPAAIPVVGDQLVTLMRGSESVGQATLTRFYSLHTFVLPWSIAVFMLLHFLMIRKQGISGPL, encoded by the coding sequence ATGTTTACCAAACAAGTAACGGATTCTAAAGCCTATCAATGGTTTCAGGAACGCTTAGAAATTCAAGGGATCGCTGATGATATCAGCACCAAATACGTTCCCCCCCACGTTAATATCTTCTACTGTCTTGGTGGTATCACCCTTGTGTGCTTCGTGATCCAGTTTGCCACTGGTTTCGCCATGACCTTCTACTACAAACCCACCGTAGCAGAGGCCCTCTCCTCGGTACAGTACATCATGAACGAAGTTAACTTTGGCTGGTTAATTCGTTCTATCCATCGCTGGTCTGCCAGTATGATGGTCTTAATGATGATCCTGCACGTTTTCCGCGTTTACCTGACCGGTGGCTTCAAAAAACCTCGGGAATTAACCTGGGTCACTGGGGTTGTCCTGGCCGTGATCACCGTTAGCTTCGGTGTCACCGGTTACTCCTTACCCTGGGATCAGGTGGGTTACTGGGCGGTTAAAATTGTTTCCGGTGTACCTGCTGCTATTCCCGTCGTCGGTGATCAACTCGTCACCCTGATGCGCGGTAGCGAAAGCGTCGGTCAAGCAACTTTAACCCGTTTCTACAGCTTACATACCTTTGTACTACCCTGGTCGATCGCGGTCTTCATGTTGCTACATTTCTTGATGATCCGTAAACAAGGCATTTCTGGGCCTCTATAA
- the petD gene encoding cytochrome b6-f complex subunit IV, with translation MSTLKKPDLSDPALRAKLAKGMGHNYYGEPAWPNDLLYVFPVVIFGTIGLCTGLAIMDPTMIGEPADPFATPLEILPEWYLYPVFQILRILPNKLLGIACMAGVPLGLMLVPFIESVNKFQNPFRRPVATAIFLFGTVVTIWLGIGATFPIDISLTLGLF, from the coding sequence ATGTCCACATTAAAAAAGCCCGATCTCAGCGATCCCGCTCTGCGCGCTAAGTTGGCTAAAGGTATGGGTCACAACTACTACGGTGAACCCGCTTGGCCCAACGATCTCCTCTATGTCTTCCCGGTGGTTATCTTCGGTACGATCGGACTCTGCACCGGTTTAGCGATTATGGATCCCACCATGATCGGTGAACCTGCCGATCCTTTCGCTACTCCCCTAGAAATTCTGCCAGAGTGGTATCTTTATCCCGTTTTCCAAATTCTCCGTATTCTTCCTAACAAACTCTTAGGTATCGCTTGCATGGCCGGCGTTCCCCTAGGCTTGATGTTAGTTCCCTTTATTGAAAGCGTCAATAAATTCCAAAATCCCTTCCGTCGTCCCGTCGCTACCGCTATCTTCCTATTTGGTACTGTGGTCACGATTTGGTTAGGTATTGGTGCCACTTTCCCCATCGATATATCTTTAACTCTCGGTTTGTTCTAA
- a CDS encoding squalene/phytoene synthase family protein, protein MNLRDNALTILQETSRTFYIPISRLPDRLLEAVASAYLCMRAIDEVEDHPDLDNFSKSQILRQISLNLQAGTENSTKEDFAFGLVHREILPEVTLRIGEWALLAPDSIAPRVWDATAAMADRMAYWAGNNWDIRTEIELDQYTFSVAGAVGLLLSDLWNWYDGTQTNRSYAIGFGRGLQAVNIARNHGEDLRRGVSFLPQGWTIGDIHNYARRNLKLADYYTQSLPKGPALDFCKIPLALAHGTLEVLALGKEKLSRSDVIALVQQITR, encoded by the coding sequence ATGAATTTGCGCGATAATGCTTTAACGATTCTGCAAGAAACGAGTCGAACTTTTTATATTCCCATAAGTCGTTTACCGGATCGTCTGCTCGAGGCGGTAGCCTCAGCTTATCTCTGTATGAGGGCGATCGATGAAGTAGAAGACCATCCCGACCTAGATAACTTCAGTAAATCGCAGATATTAAGACAAATTAGCCTGAATTTACAAGCAGGTACTGAAAATTCCACCAAAGAGGACTTTGCTTTTGGCTTAGTCCATCGGGAGATTTTGCCAGAAGTAACCCTGAGAATTGGAGAATGGGCCCTGTTAGCACCGGATTCGATCGCCCCCCGGGTCTGGGATGCCACGGCGGCCATGGCCGATCGCATGGCCTACTGGGCTGGGAATAACTGGGATATTCGCACAGAAATAGAATTAGATCAATATACCTTTAGTGTGGCCGGTGCCGTGGGTTTATTGCTGTCTGACCTCTGGAATTGGTACGATGGCACTCAAACTAATCGCAGTTATGCCATCGGTTTTGGTCGGGGTTTACAAGCGGTTAATATTGCCCGCAACCATGGCGAGGATCTGCGCCGAGGGGTAAGTTTTCTGCCCCAGGGTTGGACAATTGGTGATATTCATAATTATGCCCGTCGTAATCTGAAATTAGCCGATTATTACACTCAATCGCTGCCGAAAGGGCCAGCACTTGATTTTTGTAAGATTCCCCTCGCTTTAGCCCATGGCACTCTCGAAGTCCTAGCTTTAGGTAAGGAAAAACTCAGTCGCAGCGATGTCATCGCTTTGGTACAACAAATTACCCGATAG
- the hmpF gene encoding pilus motility taxis protein HmpF, translating into MLYLAEVKKQTKGFIGGYKIELKLLACQHNDQTWSAIPGNDTLTYDETNSRGEGALLLVNLSNNRQLQGNPELAGAEMVRQLQKISRLMERSKEDQEKIEQWKQSLTYQSEILNRQKMEMEARIEQIEQIEAEFQYLDHQRQELETLKQQLKEQQRNLEEGQINFNSSPNLSPEQEQFIRSLAERLANNHDQGNSPSPILHSTLESVQGQQTILNSCWQSLEEQKKAIEDRQVANEQMLNHLEQSSRELQMSRSALETAKVQLQIQETILSQKQELFEHLNLTLQTTDSNRQMLLRLAQGQDLDFDGKIDLEALEKMPLEELESLVNNLQTDLDRLEIFVNDQEEELTLQSQTVEELEARMARIDESERANFAEELAEEQERKGMLTETLVGQRRNLRERQAIRSQHLKIMQRRQGILSPEDAQKCSFEPVLILLADDYQNNLEESQRLAAEIKRLQEDLQKTRDSIDGQWSDLEQKTREFEEQERQWHDANLALLRLKTQVQQYETFLQPVQDHLDQIRQKLETISQWLTPMESNSPY; encoded by the coding sequence GTGCTATACCTTGCAGAAGTAAAAAAACAGACTAAAGGTTTTATCGGCGGTTACAAAATCGAATTGAAACTATTGGCTTGTCAGCATAACGATCAGACGTGGAGTGCCATACCGGGGAACGATACCCTAACCTACGATGAAACTAACTCCAGGGGTGAAGGCGCGCTTCTCTTGGTGAATTTGAGCAATAATCGTCAACTGCAAGGAAACCCAGAATTAGCGGGAGCGGAGATGGTGCGGCAACTGCAAAAGATTTCCCGTTTGATGGAGCGCAGCAAGGAAGATCAAGAGAAAATCGAGCAGTGGAAACAATCCCTCACCTATCAAAGCGAGATTCTCAACCGCCAGAAAATGGAAATGGAGGCAAGAATTGAGCAAATTGAGCAAATAGAGGCAGAATTCCAGTATTTAGATCACCAAAGACAAGAACTGGAAACGCTAAAACAACAATTAAAGGAGCAACAGCGAAACCTGGAAGAAGGACAAATAAATTTCAACTCCTCCCCCAATCTTTCCCCAGAACAAGAACAATTTATTCGCTCCCTAGCGGAACGTTTAGCTAATAATCACGACCAGGGCAATTCTCCCTCACCAATTCTCCATTCCACTCTTGAATCCGTGCAGGGACAACAGACAATTTTAAATAGTTGTTGGCAGAGTTTAGAGGAGCAGAAAAAAGCGATAGAAGATCGTCAGGTCGCCAACGAACAAATGCTCAATCATCTCGAACAAAGCTCTAGGGAATTACAGATGAGTCGCAGTGCTTTGGAAACAGCTAAAGTACAATTGCAAATACAAGAAACTATTCTGAGTCAAAAACAGGAATTATTCGAACACCTTAACCTCACCCTACAAACCACTGATTCTAACCGACAAATGCTTCTTCGTCTCGCCCAAGGGCAAGACCTAGATTTTGATGGTAAAATCGATCTAGAAGCTCTTGAAAAAATGCCTTTAGAAGAATTGGAGAGCTTAGTTAACAATTTACAAACAGACCTCGATCGCTTGGAAATTTTTGTCAACGACCAAGAGGAAGAATTAACTCTCCAATCCCAAACCGTGGAAGAATTAGAAGCAAGAATGGCCAGAATAGATGAATCTGAGCGAGCCAATTTCGCGGAAGAATTAGCCGAGGAACAGGAAAGAAAAGGAATGCTGACGGAAACTTTAGTTGGACAAAGACGTAATCTTCGGGAAAGGCAAGCTATTCGCTCTCAACACCTGAAAATTATGCAACGGAGACAGGGAATTTTATCCCCAGAAGATGCCCAAAAATGTAGTTTTGAACCAGTGTTAATTCTGTTGGCTGATGATTATCAAAATAATCTCGAAGAAAGTCAACGCTTAGCAGCAGAAATCAAGCGACTACAAGAGGATTTACAAAAAACCAGAGATAGTATTGACGGTCAATGGTCGGATTTAGAGCAAAAAACTCGTGAATTTGAGGAACAGGAGCGACAATGGCACGATGCTAATCTGGCATTATTGCGCTTAAAAACTCAGGTACAACAGTACGAAACTTTCCTGCAACCCGTGCAGGATCATCTCGATCAAATCCGTCAAAAACTAGAAACTATCTCCCAGTGGTTGACACCTATGGAATCTAATTCACCCTATTAA
- a CDS encoding DUF4388 domain-containing protein has product MQGSLNEIDTRSILPLIELGQRTGELLIEASALACAGRGWFLFFVNGQIANGSESGTLPLTRWQDYLYPDRIKVREELGDDNRREIINIPEYAYLWQLIAKNSLTPQRGREILTAMILETLFDLFSLPKGDFSFSWGTAIALPLLREISPLIPQIARQRQQWPQFYPQSQHLNQLITLSQPEELELVLPGRK; this is encoded by the coding sequence ATGCAAGGAAGCTTAAATGAGATTGACACTCGCAGTATCTTACCATTGATTGAATTAGGACAAAGAACAGGAGAACTATTAATTGAAGCCTCCGCCCTTGCCTGTGCAGGGAGAGGATGGTTCTTGTTTTTTGTCAACGGTCAAATTGCCAACGGGAGCGAGTCCGGCACTCTTCCCCTCACCCGTTGGCAAGATTATTTATATCCCGACAGAATCAAAGTTAGAGAAGAACTAGGGGACGATAACCGGAGAGAAATCATCAATATCCCTGAATACGCCTATCTATGGCAATTAATAGCCAAGAATAGCTTAACTCCCCAGCGAGGTCGAGAAATTTTGACGGCGATGATTCTCGAAACCCTTTTCGATTTGTTTAGTTTACCAAAAGGTGACTTTAGCTTTAGTTGGGGGACGGCGATCGCTCTTCCTCTCCTACGAGAAATCAGCCCCTTAATTCCCCAAATTGCCAGACAAAGGCAACAGTGGCCACAATTTTATCCCCAGAGCCAACACCTCAACCAGTTGATCACTCTCAGCCAGCCGGAAGAATTAGAATTGGTTTTGCCGGGCCGAAAGTAA
- a CDS encoding response regulator encodes MDNLRTSGGDSQGKLIPSPRILFIDDDPSIREKVGIICENYNYSCSILGDNLEYLGQAVALKPALILCAIALPKLDGYQLCHLWRQTKTLRHTPIILLTSQEGLLARVKAKMVGATDYLSKPFSENELLLLLEKYVQGDRGVGSGETGEKADGVAADGFKITDS; translated from the coding sequence GTGGATAACCTGAGAACTTCTGGGGGAGATAGCCAGGGAAAACTAATCCCCTCACCTCGGATTCTGTTCATCGATGACGATCCCAGCATTCGTGAAAAAGTCGGGATTATTTGCGAAAATTATAACTATTCCTGTAGTATTTTGGGTGATAACCTAGAATATCTCGGTCAAGCTGTAGCGCTCAAACCCGCTCTCATTCTCTGCGCTATCGCCCTGCCCAAACTAGACGGTTATCAACTCTGTCATCTCTGGCGACAAACCAAAACTTTGCGGCATACCCCGATCATTCTGTTAACCAGTCAAGAGGGTCTGCTGGCAAGGGTAAAAGCCAAAATGGTCGGGGCAACCGATTATTTAAGCAAACCTTTCAGCGAAAATGAATTATTACTGCTGCTGGAAAAATACGTTCAGGGGGATAGGGGGGTGGGGAGTGGGGAGACGGGAGAAAAAGCTGACGGAGTAGCGGCTGACGGCTTCAAGATAACTGATAGCTGA
- a CDS encoding response regulator transcription factor, translating into MSEILLVEDSQTQREWICDLLRKSGIKVTSAKDGVEALEHIQRVNPDLVVLDIVMPQMNGYEVCRRLKSDPKTQNVPVVICSSKGEVFDRYWGMKIGADAYIVKPFEPIEFIGTIKQLLRR; encoded by the coding sequence ATGAGTGAAATATTGCTGGTAGAAGACAGCCAAACGCAACGGGAATGGATCTGTGATCTACTCCGCAAGAGCGGCATTAAGGTCACGAGCGCCAAAGATGGGGTAGAAGCACTCGAACATATTCAGAGGGTTAATCCCGATTTAGTCGTCCTCGATATCGTCATGCCCCAGATGAATGGTTATGAGGTGTGTCGTCGTCTCAAGTCGGATCCAAAAACCCAAAATGTCCCGGTGGTCATCTGTTCCTCGAAAGGAGAAGTTTTTGATCGCTATTGGGGCATGAAAATCGGAGCCGATGCCTACATTGTCAAGCCCTTTGAGCCAATTGAGTTCATTGGTACTATTAAACAACTGCTGCGCCGATAA
- a CDS encoding CheW domain-containing protein gives MLNNADFFAGNAPPPVGELHLRFYLPSQDEFALSAVGIREVMQQPIDRITTMPNASPLLLGVINLRGQVIWVADLGQFLGDNKRLNTERAEITVIAIEEQETILGLAVERLGDMEWLDLNKLGSAASIPDQIAPYVRGEWILGEESPKTLRLLDHLALLRSARWAA, from the coding sequence ATGCTTAACAACGCTGATTTTTTTGCCGGTAACGCTCCTCCTCCCGTCGGTGAACTGCACTTGCGATTCTATCTACCCTCTCAGGACGAGTTTGCCCTTAGTGCCGTGGGCATTCGCGAGGTGATGCAGCAACCAATTGATCGCATTACCACCATGCCCAATGCTTCACCCTTGCTCCTCGGCGTGATCAATCTCCGGGGTCAAGTGATCTGGGTGGCGGATCTAGGACAATTTTTGGGGGATAACAAGCGCTTAAACACCGAACGAGCCGAAATTACCGTAATTGCGATCGAAGAACAGGAAACGATACTCGGTTTAGCGGTGGAACGTTTGGGAGATATGGAATGGCTTGACCTAAATAAACTAGGTAGTGCCGCCAGCATTCCCGATCAGATCGCCCCCTATGTGCGGGGAGAGTGGATTCTGGGCGAAGAATCCCCAAAAACCTTAAGACTACTCGATCATCTGGCCCTACTCCGTTCTGCCCGTTGGGCGGCTTAA